One part of the Neodiprion virginianus isolate iyNeoVirg1 chromosome 3, iyNeoVirg1.1, whole genome shotgun sequence genome encodes these proteins:
- the LOC124299554 gene encoding uncharacterized protein LOC124299554 has translation MESVVDDSGVRFSPRETKNLSSKGKRRLKQNAVPSCNLPSTDKTPRLITNKNTDRETRRLRRDKSRNEVLPASQLSCQDQDVLDTNNLDTNNLTEEPDDQGESSSISLVQDTPLLTENDQILATKRLVDIGVQIKSGDLITDFCDILKTEKELNTLTGIINFDILKTIIDVVKDGFPKYRFETMNLRMSKSSP, from the exons atggAAAGTGTTGTTGATGATTCGGGTGTACGTTTTTCTCCGAGGGAAACAAAAA ATTTAAGCTCCAAAGGCAAACGAAGATTAAAACAAAATGCAGTTCCTTCATGTAATTTACCTTCTACAGACAAGACACCAAGATTAATCACCAACAAAAATACTGACAGAGAGACAAGAAGATTACGAAGAGATAAGAGTAGGAATGAAGTATTGCCAGCTAGTCAGCTTAGTTGTCAAGATCAGGATGTGTTAGATACTAATAACTTAGATACTAATAATTTGACAGAGGAACCGGATGACCAAGGAGAAAGTAGTTCCATCAGTTTAGTTCAAGATACACCTCTGCTTACAGAAAATGACCAAATTTTGGCTACAAAACGCCTGGTTGATATTGGTGTTCAGATTAAAAGCGGGGATTTAATCACAGAtttttgtgatattttaaaaactgaaaaagagCTCAACACACTAACTGGTATTATCAATTTTGATATCTTAAAAACTATTATTGACGTGGTAAAGGATGGCTTTCCTAAATATAGATTTGAAACGATGAACCTtcgaa TGTCGAAGAGTAGTCCTTAA
- the LOC124301614 gene encoding uncharacterized protein LOC124301614, whose product MWLKTGQTKETKELLLKKYPRKGECSLEAPKLNPEIAASLNDGSLKRDKYFSNTQNLAGSALSALSLVIDPLLTKKREEIDIKKMLENLWESSQILIELYRGQTIARKACILPSLNKQTAALLGKTETGELLFGDKLGEKIKESKVIDKIGTDIKSQQSSKKPGAPTSHLNVKSPSVPRYQAQAGTKPKPSKPSYNQKYSSQSKGPQSHHRGQNSKNRSRY is encoded by the coding sequence ATGTGGCTCAAAACGGGACAAACTAAAGAAACTAAAGAGCTTCTACTCAAAAAATACCCCAGAAAAGGTGAATGTTCTTTAGAGGCCCCGAAGTTAAACCCTGAAATTGCTGCATCACTAAATGATGGGTCTCTTAAGAGAGATAAATACTTCTCAAACACCCAAAACTTAGCTGGCTCTGCATTATCAGCATTAAGTTTGGTCATCGATCCCTTACTCACaaagaaacgagaagaaaTTGACATAAAAAAGATGTTAGAAAATTTATGGGAATCTTCACAAATTTTAATTGAGTTGTACCGAGGACAGACTATAGCCAGAAAAGCTTGTATTCTGCCTAGTCTAAACAAACAAACGGCTGCACTATTGGGGAAGACTGAGACTGGTGAGCTGTTATTTGGAGACAAGTTGGGGGAAAAGATTAAGGAATCTAAGGTTATTGATAAAATAGGGACAGATATAAAATCCCAACAGTCTTCTAAGAAACCTGGAGCTCCAACGAGCCATTTAAATGTGAAGAGCCCGTCTGTTCCACGATACCAAGCTCAGGCGGGCACAAAACCAAAACCATCCAAGCCGAGTTACAATCAGAAATATTCCAGCCAATCGAAAGGTCCACAGAGTCACCACCGGGGTCAGAACAGCAAGAATCGGAGCCGATATTAA
- the LOC124299553 gene encoding uncharacterized protein LOC124299553: MGGHKRKSSDRDKDYEKLKKRLREMEKKLEKREQRINNDKENDNGGAQNGKLETPGSTVNATPKNPEERETPVIDLSNENETGETSQETQSASGRLSQKA, translated from the exons ATGGGTGGACATAAGAGGAAATCTTCTGATCGAGACAaagattatgaaaaattaaaaaagcgACTGCGTGAAATGGAAAAGAAGCTGGAAAAACGCGAACAGAGGATAAACAACGACAAGGAGAATGACAATGGCGGTGCTCAGAATGGAAAGTTAG AGACTCCAGGGAGCACTGTGAACGCCACACCGAAAAATCCGGAGGAGAGAGAAACTCCAGTTATAGAtttatcaaatgaaaatgaaactggGGAAACATCACAAGAAACACAATCAGCCAGTGGG CGTCTGAGCCAGAAGGCTTAA